A window of Nomascus leucogenys isolate Asia chromosome X, Asia_NLE_v1, whole genome shotgun sequence contains these coding sequences:
- the ZC4H2 gene encoding zinc finger C4H2 domain-containing protein isoform X3, whose amino-acid sequence MADEQEIMCKLESIKEIRNKTLQMEKIKARLKAEFEALESEERHLKEYKQEMDLLLQEKMAHVEELRLIHADINVMENTIKQSENDLNKLLESTRRLHDEYKPLKEHVDALRMTLGLQRLPDLCEEEEKLSLEPACHVTSKFTGMHLYALYARPRVGPGTPKSRNGSRMNKEREST is encoded by the exons GAACAAGACCCTGCAGATGGAGAAGATCAAGGCTCGTTTGAAGGCTGAGTTTGAGGCACTTGAGTCAGAGGAAAGGCACCTGAAGGAATACAAGCAGGAGATGGACCTTCTGCTACAGGAGAAGATGGCCCATGTGGAGGAACTCCGACTGATCCACGCTGACATCAATGTG ATGGAAAACACTATCAAACAATCTGAGAATGACCTAAACAAGCTGCTAGAGTCTACAAGGAGGCTACATGATGAGTATAAGCCACTGAAAGAACATGTGGATGCCCTGCGCATGACTCTGGGCCTGCAGAGGCTCCCTGACTTGTGTGAAGAAGAGGAGAAGCTTTCCTTGGA GCCTGCTTGTCATGTCACCAGCAAATTCACCGGAATGCACCTATATGCCCTCTATGCAAGGCCAAGAGTCGGTCCCGGAACCCCAAAAAGCCGAAACGGAAGCAGGATGAATAAGGAAAGGGAGAGCACATGA
- the ZC4H2 gene encoding zinc finger C4H2 domain-containing protein isoform X2, producing MEKIKARLKAEFEALESEERHLKEYKQEMDLLLQEKMAHVEELRLIHADINVMENTIKQSENDLNKLLESTRRLHDEYKPLKEHVDALRMTLGLQRLPDLCEEEEKLSLDYFEKQKAEWQTEPQEPPIPESLAAAAAAAQQLQVARKQDTRQTATFRQQPPPMKACLSCHQQIHRNAPICPLCKAKSRSRNPKKPKRKQDE from the exons ATGGAGAAGATCAAGGCTCGTTTGAAGGCTGAGTTTGAGGCACTTGAGTCAGAGGAAAGGCACCTGAAGGAATACAAGCAGGAGATGGACCTTCTGCTACAGGAGAAGATGGCCCATGTGGAGGAACTCCGACTGATCCACGCTGACATCAATGTG ATGGAAAACACTATCAAACAATCTGAGAATGACCTAAACAAGCTGCTAGAGTCTACAAGGAGGCTACATGATGAGTATAAGCCACTGAAAGAACATGTGGATGCCCTGCGCATGACTCTGGGCCTGCAGAGGCTCCCTGACTTGTGTGAAGAAGAGGAGAAGCTTTCCTTGGA TTACTTTGAgaagcagaaagcagaatggCAGACGGAACCTCAGGAGCCCCCTATCCCTGAGTCCCTGGCCGCTGCAGCCGCTGCCGCCCAACAGCTCCAAGTGGCTAGGAAGCAGGACACTCGGCAGACGGCCACCTTCAGGCAGCAGCCCCCACCTATGAAG GCCTGCTTGTCATGTCACCAGCAAATTCACCGGAATGCACCTATATGCCCTCTATGCAAGGCCAAGAGTCGGTCCCGGAACCCCAAAAAGCCGAAACGGAAGCAGGATGAATAA
- the ZC4H2 gene encoding zinc finger C4H2 domain-containing protein isoform X1 — protein sequence MADEQEIMCKLESIKEIRNKTLQMEKIKARLKAEFEALESEERHLKEYKQEMDLLLQEKMAHVEELRLIHADINVMENTIKQSENDLNKLLESTRRLHDEYKPLKEHVDALRMTLGLQRLPDLCEEEEKLSLDYFEKQKAEWQTEPQEPPIPESLAAAAAAAQQLQVARKQDTRQTATFRQQPPPMKACLSCHQQIHRNAPICPLCKAKSRSRNPKKPKRKQDE from the exons GAACAAGACCCTGCAGATGGAGAAGATCAAGGCTCGTTTGAAGGCTGAGTTTGAGGCACTTGAGTCAGAGGAAAGGCACCTGAAGGAATACAAGCAGGAGATGGACCTTCTGCTACAGGAGAAGATGGCCCATGTGGAGGAACTCCGACTGATCCACGCTGACATCAATGTG ATGGAAAACACTATCAAACAATCTGAGAATGACCTAAACAAGCTGCTAGAGTCTACAAGGAGGCTACATGATGAGTATAAGCCACTGAAAGAACATGTGGATGCCCTGCGCATGACTCTGGGCCTGCAGAGGCTCCCTGACTTGTGTGAAGAAGAGGAGAAGCTTTCCTTGGA TTACTTTGAgaagcagaaagcagaatggCAGACGGAACCTCAGGAGCCCCCTATCCCTGAGTCCCTGGCCGCTGCAGCCGCTGCCGCCCAACAGCTCCAAGTGGCTAGGAAGCAGGACACTCGGCAGACGGCCACCTTCAGGCAGCAGCCCCCACCTATGAAG GCCTGCTTGTCATGTCACCAGCAAATTCACCGGAATGCACCTATATGCCCTCTATGCAAGGCCAAGAGTCGGTCCCGGAACCCCAAAAAGCCGAAACGGAAGCAGGATGAATAA